In Candidatus Nitronauta litoralis, one DNA window encodes the following:
- a CDS encoding succinylglutamate desuccinylase, translating into MKTEVIASFETPFLTRVELLRQSFLPEKKQVNTPRLAFITGLHGDELEGLYVGHRLLNFLEQIETNNPSSLLGEVHVYPAVNPPALNHASRLWPGHGTDMNRTMGLPKPKELTAQFSSKLIEDIKTHADIAVDFHASNLHLQELPQVRMIDEWSSSLLPLAMLTNTDLVWSHPMADLFAATLGYNLNKSKVRTLVIEAGICHRITPEYGDQVFAGIVHLMKETGILDQSVSVAGRMKNPLPIRANQVISVSAEKPGLFVSDCHLGEFVGEGQHIGNILDPVRGKVLEEIKAPASGLLFTLREHPITYAGSLLARVALEKEPPP; encoded by the coding sequence ATGAAAACCGAGGTCATCGCTTCATTTGAAACCCCGTTTTTAACCCGGGTGGAACTCCTCCGCCAATCCTTCCTGCCCGAGAAAAAACAAGTCAACACTCCTCGCCTGGCCTTTATCACGGGCCTGCATGGGGACGAACTCGAAGGCTTGTACGTCGGACACCGGCTTCTCAATTTTCTTGAACAAATAGAAACGAATAACCCGTCATCACTTTTGGGTGAGGTACACGTATATCCCGCGGTCAATCCTCCGGCGCTTAATCACGCTTCACGGTTGTGGCCTGGTCACGGCACTGACATGAACCGGACCATGGGTCTTCCCAAACCAAAAGAGCTCACGGCGCAATTTTCATCAAAACTGATTGAAGATATCAAAACCCATGCCGATATTGCGGTGGATTTTCATGCCAGCAACCTGCACCTCCAGGAATTACCACAAGTCCGTATGATTGATGAGTGGTCTTCCTCGCTGTTACCGCTTGCCATGCTCACCAATACAGATCTGGTATGGTCCCATCCCATGGCAGACCTGTTCGCGGCGACTCTAGGCTACAACCTGAACAAATCCAAAGTCCGCACCCTTGTCATCGAAGCCGGAATCTGCCACCGCATCACACCCGAGTATGGCGACCAGGTATTTGCTGGGATTGTTCACCTTATGAAAGAAACCGGTATTCTGGATCAATCAGTCTCGGTGGCAGGACGAATGAAAAACCCTTTGCCGATCAGGGCCAATCAGGTGATATCGGTCAGTGCTGAAAAACCAGGGCTGTTTGTTTCGGATTGCCATTTGGGCGAATTTGTTGGAGAAGGCCAGCACATTGGAAACATCCTGGATCCGGTCCGGGGAAAAGTGCTGGAAGAAATAAAAGCCCCGGCATCCGGATTGCTGTTCACTCTTCGGGAACATCCCATCACATATGCCGGGTCACTTTTGGCGCGGGTCGCACTGGAAAAGGAGCCTCCACCGTGA
- the glnG gene encoding nitrogen regulation protein NR(I) codes for MTVSNKILVVDDEESILWVFKKALEKRNITVHTAESAQQALDKIQRNDYLLIFTDIFMEGMSGLDLLTAIKSRKPSPPVVVMTAQDTMNNTIEAMRQGAFDYVSKPFDLEDIYDLVDRVVETSNIKPPEKEPTPPEEAFSVDAIIGRSKHMQDIFKTIGKASVTDLAVLITGESGTGKEMVARALHYYSHRVEEKFIAINCAAIARELLESELFGHEKGAFTGAVESKKGKFELANRGTLFLDEIGDMEISLQAKILRVLQNNEFYRVGGREPVKVDVRIIAATNQNLHELMKQKLFREDLFHRLNVIQIPLPPLRERLEDVPHLANFFLRRISEELAHESVFLSPEVDRLFKNYQWPGNIRELENVIKRGAVLASGGAILPEHLPPGLQEGVIGKSAVNEFWEQHLDPLVRGFLQSHAESDHGNLYDKLVDALEKNLFEHLLRRLNGNQVATAKALGINRNTLKRKIDALNIEPKKGRHLNQKEGTPEDGIK; via the coding sequence ATGACGGTTTCCAATAAAATCCTTGTGGTCGATGACGAAGAGAGTATCCTCTGGGTTTTCAAAAAGGCCCTCGAAAAAAGAAACATCACCGTGCACACCGCAGAGTCTGCCCAGCAGGCATTAGATAAAATCCAGCGCAACGACTACCTCCTCATCTTCACCGACATTTTCATGGAAGGCATGAGCGGACTGGATTTGCTAACAGCAATAAAATCCCGCAAGCCCTCCCCGCCCGTTGTGGTGATGACCGCACAGGACACGATGAATAACACGATTGAGGCCATGCGGCAGGGAGCCTTTGATTACGTGAGTAAACCCTTTGACCTCGAAGACATCTACGACCTTGTCGACCGTGTGGTGGAAACCAGTAATATCAAACCTCCTGAAAAAGAACCAACTCCCCCTGAAGAAGCTTTTTCTGTCGATGCCATCATTGGGCGCAGCAAGCACATGCAGGATATTTTCAAAACAATCGGAAAAGCATCCGTCACCGATCTCGCCGTTCTGATCACAGGTGAAAGCGGCACCGGGAAAGAAATGGTGGCGAGAGCGCTGCACTATTATTCGCACCGGGTGGAAGAAAAATTCATCGCCATCAACTGTGCCGCCATCGCCCGAGAACTTTTGGAATCCGAATTGTTCGGCCACGAGAAAGGGGCCTTCACCGGGGCCGTCGAATCTAAAAAGGGTAAATTCGAACTCGCCAACCGAGGCACCTTGTTCCTCGATGAAATTGGTGACATGGAAATTTCACTACAGGCAAAAATTCTGCGTGTATTGCAGAACAACGAGTTTTATAGAGTCGGCGGTCGGGAGCCTGTCAAAGTTGATGTCCGCATTATTGCGGCGACCAACCAAAACCTGCATGAGTTGATGAAACAGAAATTGTTTCGTGAAGACCTGTTTCACCGCCTCAATGTAATACAGATTCCACTGCCACCATTACGCGAACGGCTGGAAGATGTCCCGCATCTTGCGAATTTTTTCTTACGCAGGATTTCAGAGGAACTCGCGCACGAATCGGTTTTTCTTTCGCCGGAGGTGGATCGTCTTTTTAAAAACTATCAGTGGCCGGGCAATATTAGAGAACTGGAAAACGTAATCAAGCGCGGTGCGGTACTGGCCTCAGGTGGTGCCATCCTTCCCGAACACCTTCCACCCGGACTGCAAGAAGGTGTCATCGGAAAATCTGCGGTCAATGAATTCTGGGAACAACACCTTGATCCGTTGGTTCGGGGCTTTCTGCAAAGCCATGCAGAAAGTGACCACGGGAACCTGTATGACAAGCTGGTGGACGCACTTGAGAAAAACCTGTTTGAACACCTGTTGCGCAGACTCAATGGAAACCAGGTCGCCACGGCCAAGGCTCTTGGGATCAATCGCAACACGTTGAAGAGAAAAATTGATGCGCTGAATATCGAGCCTAAAAAAGGTCGCCATCTCAACCAAAAGGAAGGAACCCCCGAAGACGGGATCAAATGA